From Medicago truncatula cultivar Jemalong A17 chromosome 7, MtrunA17r5.0-ANR, whole genome shotgun sequence, a single genomic window includes:
- the LOC11436357 gene encoding protein CENTRORADIALIS-like, with protein sequence MARMSQEPLIVGRVIGEVLDSFTTSMKMTVSYNKKQVFNGHEFFPSTINTKPKVEIDGGDMRSFYTLVMTDPDVPGPSDPYLREHLHWIVTDIPGTTDATFGKEVVSYEIPKPNIGIHRFVFVLFKQKNRESVTASPSSRDYFNTRNFASQNDLGLPVAAVYFNAQRETAARRR encoded by the exons ATGGCAAGAATGTCTCAAGAACCACTCATTGTTGGAAGAGTGATAGGAGAAGTTCTTGATTCCTTTACCACAAGCATGAAAATGACTGTGAGTTACAACAAGAAGCAAGTCTTCAATGGCCATGAGTTTTTCCCTTCCACTATCAACACCAAACCCAAAGTTGAGATTGATGGTGGTGACATGAGGTCCTTCTATACACTg GTGATGACAGACCCTGATGTTCCTGGCCCTAGTGATCCTTATCTAAGAGAACACTTGCACTg GATTGTGACAGATATTCCTGGAACAACAGATGCTACATTTG GGAAAGAAGTAGTGAGCTATGAGATACCAAAGCCAAATATAGGTATACACAGGTTTGTGTTTGTTCTATTCAAACAAAAGAATAGAGAATCAGTGACAGCATCACCATCTTCAAGGGATTACTTCAACACTCGCAATTTTGCTTCACAGAATGATCTTGGTCTCCCTGTTGCTGCTGTTTACTTCAATGCTCAGAGAGAAACCGCTGCAAGAAGACGCTAG
- the LOC11431554 gene encoding cell division protein FtsZ homolog 2-1, chloroplastic has product MSLDTVRMASCFAPTNSRNSAGVLAVNGGRKLLENHHINKSCFVKIHENKFAFSSVNNRKCGLFQVKSTGLPNSHSVSPYHHSKDPFLDLHPEISMLRGEGSSGLNNSTRPRKDTSGGDVMEGLEDNLTPSNYNEAKIKVIGVGGGGSNAVNRMIESSMNGVEFWIVNTDVQAMRMSPVNSENRLPIGQELTRGLGAGGNPEIGMNAAKESKDSIQEAVYGADMVFVTAGMGGGTGTGAAPVIAGITKSMGILTVGIVTTPFSFEGRRRAVQAQEGIAALRDNVDTLIVIPNDKLLTAVSQSTPVTEAFNLADDILRQGVRGISDIITIPGLVNVDFADVRAIMANAGSSLMGIGTATGKTRARDAALNAIQSPLLDIGIERATGIVWNITGGSDLTLFEVNAAAEVIYDLVDPTANLIFGAVIDPSLSGQVSITLIATGFKRQEESEARPVQANQLTQGDTVVSRRSSTFTDGSLVEIPEFLKKKGRLRYPRA; this is encoded by the exons ATGAGTTTGGATACTGTAAGAATGGCTTCTTGTTTTGCACCTACGAATTCAAGAAATTCAGCAGGGGTACTCGCTGTTAATGGAGGAAGAAAACTGTTAGAAAATCATCAcattaacaaatcatgtttcGTCAAAATTCACGAAAATAAGTTTGCATTTTCTAGCGTTAACAACAGAAAGTGTGGTTTGTTTCAAGTGAAGTCGACAGGGTTACCGAATTCGCACAGTGTCAGTCCTTATCATCATAGCAAAGACCCTTTTTTGGATCTTCATCCTGAGATTTCAATGCTTAGAGGAGAAGGAAGCAGTGGATTAAACAACTCTACGCGTCCGAGAAAGGATACGTCCGGTGGTGATGTGATGGAAGGGTTGGAAGACAATTTGACTCCGAGTAATTATAATGAAGCGAAGATTAAGGTTATTGGTGTGGGTGGTGGTGGATCGAATGCTGTGAATCGTATGATTGAGAGTTCCATGAATGGTGTGGAGTTTTGGATTGTTAATACTGATGTTCAGGCTATGAGAATGTCGCCTGTCAATTCTGAGAACCGGTTGCCAATTGGTCAAGAGCTTACACGAGGTCTTGGTGCTGGTGGCAACCCGGAGATTGGTATGAATGCTGCTAAAGAAAGTAAAGATTCGATACAAGAGGCGGTTTATGGAGCTGATATGGTCTTTGTTACT GCTGGAATGGGTGGAGGAACTGGTACTGGTGCAGCCCCAGTTATTGCTGGTATCACAAAGTCAATGGGTATACTAACTGTTGGTATTGTCACAACCCCTTTCTCGTTTGAAGGACGGCGGAGGGCAGTTCAAGCACAAGAAGGAATTGCAGCCTTAAGAGACAATGTTGATACCCTGATAGTTATTCCAAATGACAAGTTGCTTACTGCAGTTTCTCAGTCTACCCCTGTAACTGAAGCATTCAATCTGGCTGATGATATTCTTCGACAAGGTGTTCGTGGCATTTCTGATATTATTACG ATACCCGGGTTGGTGAATGTCGACTTTGCCGATGTTAGAGCTATAATGGCTAATGCAGGTTCTTCACTTATGGGGATAGGAACTGCAACTG GGAAAACGAGGGCAAGAGATGCTGCATTAAATGCTATCCAGTCGCCCTTACTAGATATTGGTATAGAGAGGGCCACTGGAATTGTATGGAACATAACTGGTGGAAGTGATCTGACCTTGTTTGAG GTAAATGCCGCAGCAGAAGTTATATACGACCTTGTAGACCCCACTGCCAATTTAATATTTGGAGCAGTAATAGATCCATCACTTAGTGGTCAG GTGAGCATAACATTGATTGCTACTGGATTCAAGCGTCAAGAGGAAAGTGAAGCGAGACCCGTACAG GCCAATCAACTCACACAAGGAGATACCGTTGTCAGTCGGCGATCTTCCACTTTCACTGATGGTAGTTTGGTTGAAATCCCAGAATTCTTAAAGAAGAAAGGGCGCTTACGCTATCCAAGAGCTTAA
- the LOC11442015 gene encoding F-box/LRR-repeat protein At1g67190, with the protein MEDLPVEVVGIILSHLGSARDVLIASLTCKKWREAWQTHLQTLSFNTSDWPLYREICSSHLEMLITCTLFQTKGLQCLTIFMDDEHEFSVTPVIAWLMYTRDSLRELRYNVRTSPNFNIIEKCSRKTLEVLTLASNPISGVEPKYHKFPCLKSLSLSFVSISALDLSLLLSACPKLETLSIVCPEIAMSDSEASIELSSSSLKDFFVESYSFDKLILVADMLENLHLKDCSFDAFELINKGTLKVLKLDDVSVIHLDIGDNTENLEIVDVCNFIFMWQNFYNMISKASKLKKLRLWSVVFDDEDEVVDIETISVCFPRLTHLSLSYDLKDGVLHYGLQGLSFLMNVVVLELGWTTISDLFSVWVAGLLEGCPNLKKMVIYGYVAEIKTHEECQTFTKFTEFMIQLGRKYSHIKFEFEYE; encoded by the coding sequence aTGGAGGATCTTCCTGTTGAAGTGGTTGGTATCATATTATCCCATCTTGGGTCTGCTAGGGATGTTCTGATTGCATCCTTAACTTGCAAGAAATGGAGAGAAGCTTGGCAGACTCACCTCCAAACTCTTTCATTCAATACATCTGACTGGCCCCTATATCGCGAAATTTGCTCTAGTCACTTGGAAATGCTCATCACTTGTACACTTTTTCAAACCAAAGGATTGCAGTGCTTAACAATTTTCATGGACGACGAGCATGAGTTTTCTGTTACCCCTGTCATTGCCTGGCTTATGTATACGAGGGATTCATTGCGCGAGCTACGTTATAATGTGAGGACATCCCCTAATTTCAATATCATTGAGAAATGCAGCAGGAAAACATTGGAAGTTTTGACCCTGGCTAGCAATCCTATCTCGGGTGTTGAGCCGAAGTATCATAAATTTCCTTGCTTAAAGTCGCTGTCGTTGAGTTTTGTTAGCATCTCAGCGTTGGATTTGAGTCTTCTTCTTTCTGCCTGTCCGAAACTTGAAACCTTGTCTATCGTTTGTCCAGAAATCGCTATGTCAGATTCAGAGGCTTCAATAGAGCTTAGCAGCTCTTCTTTGAAGGATTTCTTTGTCGAGTCATATAGTTTTGATAAACTCATATTAGTGGCGGATATGCTCGAGAATCTGCATCTGAAAGATTGTTCCTTTGATGCTTTTGAATTGATCAATAAGGGGACATTGAAAGTATTGAAGCTTGATGATGTGAGTGTCATCCATCTTGACATTGGAGATAATACAGAAAACCTTGAGATCGTAGATGTGTGTAACTTCATATTTATGTGgcaaaatttttataatatgatCTCAAAAGCGTCAAAGTTAAAAAAGCTTCGGCTGTGGAGTGTTGTTTTTGACGACGAGGATGAAGTTGTTGATATAGAGACCATTTCTGTTTGTTTTCCTAGATTGACGCACCTTTCCTTAAGTTATGATTTGAAAGATGGAGTGCTTCATTATGGCTTGCAAGGGTTGTCTTTTCTGATGAATGTGGTTGTGTTAGAACTTGGATGGACTACAATCAGTGATCTTTTCTCAGTTTGGGTAGCTGGACTTTTGGAAGGATGTcctaatctaaaaaaaatggtcATTTATGGCTATGTTGCTGAGATCAAAACACATGAAGAGTGTCAAACTTTTACCAAATTCACTGAATTCATGATTCAACTAGGAAGAAAATATAGTCATATAAAGTTTGAGTTTGAATATGAGTAG
- the LOC11442014 gene encoding protein ABSCISIC ACID-INSENSITIVE 5, whose translation MVVREGEMNWQQGEVESLQREGEEAIRNDVNNVISSSLGRQSSSIYSLTLDEFQHSLCDSGKNFGSMNMDEFLSSIWNAEENQQQAASNNNNSNNNNLSAAQKGISKQASLPRQNSLSIPAPLCRKTVEQVWSEIHKEQQNHHNINNVAQNTESTPRQPTFGEMTLEDFLVKAGVVREQQSGMPVAIAPPPTAAAVSSHRPQQQHYAAVYPNNNSTMAQAASFAIGGGGNLNVVAPPYQTVAQGGGAVGEPSSSGYVGNGKTRDSIGTGYPPPPPAICYGGRVVNGAAGGYGVAVAQTMGMGGPVSPVSSDGIGNENSGGQFGIDMNGLRGRKRMVDGPVERVVERRQRRMIKNRESAARSRARKQAYTVELEAELNQLREENSQLKQALAELERRRRQQCSEETNVRVQTKAQKAKEKLRGLRRNTSCHL comes from the exons ATGGTGGTAAGAGAAGGTGAGATGAATTGGCAACAAGGGGAGGTAGAATCATTGCAAAGGGAAGGAGAAGAAGCGATCAGGAATGACGTCAACAATGTCATTTCTTCATCGCTCGGAAGGCAATCTTCATCCATATACTCACTCACCCTCGACGAGTTCCAACACAGCCTCTGTGATAGCGGCAAGAATTTCGGATCCATGAACATGGATGAGTTTCTAAGTAGTATTTGGAATGCAGAAGAAAACCAACAACAAGCTGCATCCAACAATAAtaacagcaacaacaataacTTGTCTGCAGCTCAGAAAGGGATTAGCAAACAGGCAAGTCTTCCTCGCCAAAATTCGTTATCGATTCCTGCTCCTCTCTGCAGGAAAACTGTGGAACAAGTTTGGTCTGAGATACACAAAGAACAACAGAACCATCACAACATCAACAATGTTGCTCAGAATACCGAGTCTACCCCTCGACAGCCGACTTTTGGCGAGATGACATTGGAGGATTTCTTGGTTAAAGCAGGGGTAGTTAGGGAACAACAGTCTGGTATGCCGGTTGCCATAGCACCACCACCTACCGCAGCAGCAGTGTCATCTCACCGGCCGCAGCAGCAGCATTACGCCGCAGTGTATCCGAACAACAACTCTACAATGGCTCAGGCTGCTTCATTTGCTATTGGCGGCGGCGGGAATCTAAACGTTGTTGCGCCACCGTACCAAACGGTGGCACAGGGAGGTGGAGCAGTTGGAGAACCTTCGAGTTCAGGGTATGTTGGGAATGGTAAGACGAGAGATAGTATAGGTACGGGGTATCCTCCGCCGCCGCCAGCTATTTGTTACGGAGGGAGAGTGGTGAATGGAGCAGCGGGCGGTTATGGCGTGGCAGTGGCACAAACTATGGGAATGGGCGGACCTGTTAGTCCGGTTTCATCGGATGGGATTGGAAACGAAAACTCGGGTGGTCAATTTGGGATTGATATGAATGGTTTACGAGGAAGAAAGAGGATGGTTGATGGTCCTGTTGAAAGGGTGGTGGAGAGAAGGCAGAGGAGGATGATCAAGAATAGAGAGTCAGCAGCAAGATCTAGAGCCAGAAAACAG GCCTATACAGTTGAATTAGAAGCAGAACTGAATCAATTAAGAGAAGAGAATTCTCAACTGAAACAGGCACTG GCTGAACTCGAGAGGAGAAGAAGACAACAG TGTTCAGAGGAAACAAACGTGAGAGTTCAAACGAAAGCTCAGAAAGCAAAAGAGAAACTGAGAGGCTTAAGAAGGAATACAAGTTGTCATCTGTGA